In a single window of the Suttonella indologenes genome:
- a CDS encoding 3'(2'),5'-bisphosphate nucleotidase CysQ family protein, giving the protein MQALEFQDCISQIAALCANASAAILSFYGHQDHMGIVIKDDKSPLTQADLAADRILNEGLVKIASIPVVSEENLSSQNQSFEDYWLIDPIDGTKEFIRQSDQFCIAIARIYRHRPILGLIYSPTQRCYWYAGAGMGAYKVSPNQAPQRLHCRRFNPAEPRLLTAGINVSKRVHHFLQSQFGEYRHVSQASALKFCRMAEGDADFYVKLSLGGSEWDIAAGDILLSEAGGGLRYFPQLAAIEYGAREHLQNPPFLAYGAGFDDSRITAYFQAMQALFAAEQQTSRTPSPFF; this is encoded by the coding sequence ATGCAGGCACTTGAATTTCAAGACTGTATCTCGCAAATCGCCGCATTGTGTGCAAACGCTTCTGCGGCGATTTTGTCATTCTATGGTCATCAAGATCATATGGGCATTGTCATTAAAGACGACAAATCCCCTTTAACGCAGGCGGATCTTGCCGCCGACCGCATTCTCAACGAAGGCTTGGTCAAGATTGCGTCCATTCCCGTCGTCAGCGAAGAAAATCTTTCCAGCCAAAACCAGTCATTTGAAGACTATTGGCTGATTGACCCCATTGACGGCACAAAGGAATTTATCCGCCAAAGCGATCAATTTTGCATTGCGATTGCGCGCATTTACCGGCACCGACCGATTTTAGGCTTGATTTATTCTCCCACTCAGCGCTGCTATTGGTATGCCGGCGCAGGCATGGGCGCGTATAAAGTAAGCCCGAATCAAGCGCCGCAACGCCTGCACTGCCGCCGTTTCAATCCCGCAGAACCGCGTCTATTGACTGCCGGCATCAATGTCAGCAAGCGCGTGCATCATTTTTTGCAATCGCAATTTGGCGAATATCGGCATGTCAGCCAAGCCAGCGCGCTGAAATTCTGCCGAATGGCGGAAGGCGATGCCGATTTTTACGTCAAACTGTCGCTCGGCGGCAGCGAATGGGATATTGCGGCGGGCGATATTTTGCTTAGCGAAGCCGGCGGTGGTCTTCGCTACTTTCCGCAGCTCGCCGCCATTGAGTATGGCGCGCGCGAACATCTGCAAAATCCACCTTTCCTTGCCTATGGCGCCGGCTTTGACGACAGCCGCATCACCGCTTACTTTCAAGCCATGCAAGCGCTGTTTGCCGCCGAACAGCAGACCTCGCGCACACCGTCGCCATTTTTTTAA
- the rplS gene encoding 50S ribosomal protein L19, protein MSNIIDTLEQEQFKTDLPEFNPGDTVVVQVKVREGNRERLQAFEGVVIAKKNRGLGSSFTVRKISHGEGVERVFQTHSPLIDSVSVKRRGDVRRAKLYYLRGLEGKAARIKEKLDTKKAAE, encoded by the coding sequence ATGAGCAACATCATCGACACCCTTGAACAAGAACAATTTAAAACCGATTTACCTGAATTCAATCCAGGCGATACCGTTGTCGTACAAGTCAAAGTACGCGAAGGCAACCGTGAACGTTTGCAGGCTTTTGAAGGCGTAGTTATCGCTAAGAAAAACCGTGGTTTAGGTTCATCTTTTACTGTGCGCAAAATCTCTCACGGCGAAGGCGTCGAGCGCGTTTTCCAAACGCACAGTCCTTTGATTGATTCCGTGAGCGTCAAACGCCGCGGCGACGTACGCCGTGCGAAATTATATTATCTGCGCGGATTGGAAGGCAAAGCAGCGCGTATCAAAGAAAAACTTGATACTAAAAAAGCCGCTGAATAA
- the rimM gene encoding ribosome maturation factor RimM (Essential for efficient processing of 16S rRNA): MKHNHAQITLGRIVGVHGIRGWVKLHSDCRPREAILGYREFIATRPNGDSFTLKLNTGREQGKSIVAHFTNYNDRDAAMQLIGLNLSIKREQLPATAANEFYWTDLIGLTVVNRQQQILGSVAEIFETGANDVLVIKTGADKKIAELLIPLVVGIYVDSADFDKQILHVDWESDWSNDNPAQ, from the coding sequence ATGAAACACAATCACGCTCAAATTACATTGGGGCGTATTGTGGGTGTTCACGGGATTCGCGGCTGGGTGAAACTGCACTCAGACTGCCGACCCCGTGAAGCCATTTTAGGCTACCGCGAATTCATCGCCACCCGCCCCAATGGCGACAGCTTTACCCTCAAGCTCAATACCGGGCGCGAGCAAGGCAAATCGATTGTCGCGCATTTCACCAATTATAACGACCGCGATGCCGCCATGCAGCTTATCGGTCTCAATCTAAGCATCAAACGCGAGCAACTGCCTGCGACTGCGGCAAACGAATTTTATTGGACGGACTTAATCGGACTGACCGTCGTCAATCGCCAGCAGCAAATCTTAGGTAGCGTCGCAGAAATTTTCGAAACAGGCGCCAACGACGTCCTCGTCATTAAAACAGGCGCAGACAAAAAAATCGCCGAACTCCTGATTCCGCTGGTAGTGGGCATCTATGTGGATTCCGCCGACTTTGACAAGCAAATCCTGCATGTGGACTGGGAAAGCGATTGGTCAAACGACAATCCCGCCCAATAA
- the rpsP gene encoding 30S ribosomal protein S16 — MLAIRLSRGGSKKRPFYHVVATDSRNARDGRFIERLGFFNPIARGQEVELRLDVERIEFLQSRGAQLSDRVKSLVKQYKAANQA, encoded by the coding sequence ATGTTAGCAATCCGACTATCGCGTGGCGGCTCTAAAAAACGTCCGTTCTACCATGTAGTTGCAACTGACAGCCGCAATGCTCGTGACGGCCGTTTCATCGAGCGTCTTGGGTTTTTCAACCCTATTGCGCGCGGTCAAGAAGTTGAACTGCGCCTAGATGTTGAGCGCATCGAATTCTTACAATCGCGCGGCGCGCAATTAAGCGATCGCGTCAAAAGCTTAGTCAAACAATACAAAGCGGCTAACCAAGCCTAA
- the coaD gene encoding pantetheine-phosphate adenylyltransferase, whose protein sequence is MTKALYPGTFDPMTLGHQDIITRAAAFCEELYIGVAAGHHKQTLFSLEERSAMAQDIIEELGLSARVKVLPYEGLLVDLCRKHNISLIIRGVRSVGDFEYEYRLAAMNHHLADEIETLFMLPSERFAFLSSSLVRESAKLGGDVSALLAPKIKKNLLDKLGSQKNYV, encoded by the coding sequence ATGACTAAAGCCCTCTATCCCGGCACCTTCGACCCCATGACCCTCGGGCATCAAGACATCATCACACGTGCCGCCGCCTTTTGCGAAGAACTCTATATCGGCGTCGCGGCGGGGCATCACAAACAGACCCTTTTTTCTCTTGAAGAACGCAGCGCCATGGCGCAGGACATCATTGAAGAACTGGGCTTAAGCGCGCGCGTCAAAGTATTGCCCTATGAAGGTCTGCTCGTCGATTTATGCCGTAAACATAACATCTCCTTAATTATTCGCGGCGTACGCAGTGTCGGCGATTTCGAATACGAATACCGCCTCGCCGCCATGAACCATCATTTAGCCGATGAAATCGAAACCCTGTTCATGCTGCCCTCCGAACGCTTCGCTTTTTTATCCTCAAGTCTGGTGCGCGAATCCGCCAAGCTGGGCGGCGACGTTTCCGCACTCTTAGCGCCTAAAATTAAAAAAAATTTATTGGACAAACTTGGAAGCCAAAAAAATTATGTGTAG
- the trmD gene encoding tRNA (guanosine(37)-N1)-methyltransferase TrmD: protein MHIDFISIFPELIAHWFSQGVIGRAIDKQILQFSYHNPRQYSADRHGRIDDRPFGGGPGMVMQYVPLAQMAAQLNAQAERPFHVYLSPQGMPFTHEVAAQLAGKPRLAFWCGRYEGIDQRFIDQHIDAEISLGDFVLSGGEIAAAVITDAVCRLIDGVLGDGQSACQDSFHDKLLDHPHYTRPEIADKICAPEILLSGNHALIARWRMKQALGRTFLLRPDIFAELNLSRTQQNLLNEFLAETHFSGEPS from the coding sequence ATGCACATCGATTTCATCAGCATTTTTCCCGAATTAATTGCGCATTGGTTCAGCCAAGGCGTCATCGGGCGCGCCATTGACAAGCAAATCCTGCAATTCTCCTATCATAATCCGCGCCAATACAGCGCAGACCGCCACGGAAGAATTGACGACCGCCCCTTTGGCGGCGGCCCCGGCATGGTGATGCAATATGTGCCGCTAGCGCAAATGGCGGCGCAGTTAAACGCGCAAGCAGAACGCCCTTTTCACGTCTATCTCAGCCCGCAGGGCATGCCTTTTACGCATGAAGTCGCCGCGCAATTAGCGGGCAAACCCCGCCTTGCCTTTTGGTGCGGACGCTACGAAGGTATTGATCAACGCTTTATCGATCAGCATATTGATGCGGAAATTTCTCTGGGCGATTTTGTCTTATCCGGCGGCGAAATCGCCGCTGCGGTCATTACCGACGCGGTCTGCCGCTTGATTGACGGCGTTTTGGGAGACGGACAATCCGCCTGTCAGGATTCCTTCCACGATAAACTTTTAGACCACCCCCACTATACACGCCCTGAAATTGCTGATAAAATCTGCGCCCCTGAAATACTGCTCAGTGGCAATCATGCGCTTATCGCCCGTTGGCGCATGAAACAGGCACTGGGCAGAACGTTTTTACTGCGTCCTGATATTTTTGCTGAACTTAATCTCAGCCGGACGCAGCAAAATTTATTAAATGAATTTTTAGCTGAAACCCATTTTTCTGGAGAGCCGTCATGA
- the ypfJ gene encoding KPN_02809 family neutral zinc metallopeptidase — MDWKGGRRSNNVQDRRGAGMKAGGIGLGGIVIILIGLFFGVDLNTMLGLVQNTGGTSQYEQSAPSDAKSQEQAQFVKVVLGANEDHWQQQFSRYGIQFRAPTLVLFSNQTQSACGTASSMTGPFYCPADQGIYIDLNFIQDMRRMGASNNTEVVGNFALAYVIAHEFGHHISNLTGVLPQAHKAMSQAGNKAQANAISVALELQADCYAGVWAANLSKYNINVSRADLEHGLQAASAVGDDRIMASAGRSINPENFTHGSAQQRMEWFARGLQSGDMQSCDTFK, encoded by the coding sequence ATGGACTGGAAAGGCGGCAGACGCAGCAATAATGTGCAAGACAGACGCGGCGCCGGTATGAAAGCCGGCGGCATCGGCTTAGGTGGCATCGTTATCATTTTAATCGGTCTCTTCTTTGGTGTGGATTTAAACACCATGTTAGGCTTAGTTCAAAATACCGGCGGTACTTCGCAATACGAACAAAGCGCTCCTAGCGACGCCAAAAGCCAAGAACAGGCACAATTTGTAAAAGTGGTGCTTGGCGCCAATGAAGATCACTGGCAGCAGCAATTTAGCCGTTACGGCATTCAATTTCGCGCACCCACACTGGTATTGTTTAGCAATCAAACACAAAGCGCCTGCGGCACTGCAAGCAGTATGACCGGTCCTTTCTACTGCCCGGCCGATCAGGGTATTTATATTGATCTGAATTTTATTCAAGACATGCGCCGCATGGGAGCAAGCAATAATACGGAAGTCGTCGGCAATTTTGCCCTTGCTTATGTCATTGCCCATGAATTCGGTCATCATATTTCTAACCTGACAGGCGTATTGCCGCAAGCGCACAAAGCGATGAGCCAAGCAGGCAATAAAGCACAAGCCAATGCTATTTCCGTTGCTCTTGAATTGCAGGCAGACTGCTATGCCGGCGTTTGGGCGGCAAATTTAAGCAAGTATAATATTAATGTCAGTCGTGCGGATTTGGAACATGGTTTGCAAGCAGCGTCCGCAGTAGGCGATGATCGCATCATGGCTTCGGCAGGACGCAGCATCAATCCCGAAAATTTTACCCACGGCAGCGCGCAGCAACGTATGGAATGGTTTGCTCGAGGCTTGCAAAGTGGCGATATGCAAAGCTGCGATACTTTCAAATAA
- the rsmD gene encoding 16S rRNA (guanine(966)-N(2))-methyltransferase RsmD, producing the protein MPNQRPLTNKIRIIAGSHRGRRIPILDRPGLRPSPERVRETVFNWLQNEIAGAAVFDAFAGSGAMGLEALSRGAGSALFCDNDSQTLAAIRNCLQEWHIGHARTLQSDALTLSNSPTRYDLIFLDPPFDAHLHQAAIDKFAGDAWLKPYGKIYVESAEKLENLSLKTGWQWLKSARAGQVYFGLLGRSDD; encoded by the coding sequence ATGCCTAATCAACGTCCGCTCACTAATAAAATCCGCATCATCGCCGGCAGCCACCGCGGCCGCCGGATTCCCATTCTCGACCGCCCCGGTCTGCGACCCAGTCCGGAACGCGTCCGCGAAACCGTCTTTAATTGGCTGCAAAACGAAATCGCCGGCGCGGCGGTATTCGACGCCTTTGCCGGCAGCGGCGCCATGGGCTTGGAAGCCCTATCGCGCGGCGCAGGCAGCGCCTTATTTTGCGACAACGACAGCCAAACCCTCGCCGCCATCCGCAACTGCCTGCAAGAATGGCATATCGGACACGCCCGCACCCTGCAAAGCGATGCTCTCACGCTCAGCAACAGCCCCACGCGTTACGACCTAATCTTTTTAGACCCGCCCTTTGACGCCCATCTTCATCAAGCTGCGATAGACAAATTCGCCGGCGACGCTTGGCTCAAACCCTATGGCAAAATTTATGTGGAAAGCGCGGAAAAACTCGAAAACCTGAGCCTCAAAACAGGCTGGCAATGGCTGAAATCCGCCCGTGCGGGACAAGTATATTTCGGACTACTCGGACGCAGCGATGACTAA
- a CDS encoding alanine-zipper protein, whose amino-acid sequence MKTSMKIAALAAVTVVFAGCASKPEKNADLTALRASVEEARAAAIQANQTSQQALALAQQNAAKIDRVFTKSQVK is encoded by the coding sequence ATGAAAACTTCTATGAAAATTGCCGCTTTAGCTGCTGTTACCGTTGTTTTCGCTGGTTGCGCCAGTAAACCTGAAAAAAATGCTGACTTGACTGCACTTCGCGCTTCAGTTGAAGAAGCTCGTGCCGCTGCTATCCAAGCTAACCAAACTTCACAACAAGCTTTGGCTTTAGCGCAACAAAATGCAGCTAAAATCGACCGCGTTTTCACTAAATCACAAGTTAAATAA
- a CDS encoding 3-deoxy-7-phosphoheptulonate synthase, with product MMDKSLYNLRISSHETLLSPNDLYAAHPAGDTCRQTVLAGRQAVCDILDRKDKRKIIVVGPCSIHDPEAALDYARRLKALADEVQDTFLIIMRVYFEKPRTTVGWKGLINDPDLNDSFDMQKGLHIARKLLIDINEMGLPAGTEALDPISPQYIGDLISWTAIGARTAESQTHREMSSGLSTPVGFKNSTDGSLDVAINAIESASRPHSFLGIDANGQIAITRSKGNPHGHIVLRGGNQGSNYDSVNIALCTAALHQKGLPANLIIDCSHANSNKDPQRQPLVMKDVIQQIAAGNQDILGVMLESHIHGGTQKLGDNPAALAYGISITDGCIDWETTAACIREARQLLQEHHA from the coding sequence ATTATGGACAAATCTCTTTACAATCTCCGCATCAGCAGTCACGAAACATTGCTTTCGCCCAATGATTTATACGCCGCACATCCGGCCGGCGATACTTGCCGCCAAACGGTTTTAGCAGGACGGCAAGCCGTCTGCGATATTTTAGACCGCAAAGACAAGCGCAAAATCATCGTCGTCGGGCCCTGTTCGATTCACGACCCCGAGGCGGCGCTGGATTACGCCCGCCGCCTAAAAGCCCTCGCCGATGAAGTGCAAGACACCTTTCTTATCATTATGCGTGTTTATTTTGAAAAACCGCGCACCACGGTAGGCTGGAAAGGCTTAATTAACGACCCCGATTTAAACGACAGCTTCGACATGCAAAAAGGACTGCATATCGCGCGCAAACTGCTGATCGACATCAATGAAATGGGCTTGCCTGCCGGCACGGAAGCGCTCGATCCCATTTCGCCGCAATATATCGGCGATTTGATTAGTTGGACGGCGATTGGCGCGCGCACCGCCGAAAGCCAGACCCACCGCGAAATGTCTTCCGGCTTATCCACCCCCGTAGGCTTTAAAAACAGCACCGACGGCTCGCTGGATGTCGCCATCAATGCCATCGAATCCGCCTCGCGTCCGCATAGCTTCTTAGGCATCGACGCCAACGGACAAATCGCGATTACGCGCAGCAAAGGCAATCCGCACGGACACATCGTGCTGCGCGGCGGCAATCAAGGCTCGAATTACGATAGCGTCAACATCGCGCTATGCACCGCCGCCCTGCATCAAAAAGGCTTGCCCGCCAATCTCATCATCGACTGTTCGCATGCCAACTCCAATAAAGACCCGCAACGCCAACCGCTGGTCATGAAAGACGTCATCCAGCAGATCGCCGCCGGCAACCAAGACATCTTGGGCGTCATGCTCGAAAGCCATATCCACGGCGGCACGCAGAAACTCGGCGACAACCCCGCCGCACTTGCCTACGGCATCTCGATTACCGACGGCTGCATCGATTGGGAAACTACCGCCGCCTGCATCCGCGAAGCCCGCCAACTCTTACAGGAACATCATGCCTAA
- the yegQ gene encoding tRNA 5-hydroxyuridine modification protein YegQ: MTKTVELLAPAGSIKTMRYAFAYGADAVYAGSARYSLRMRGNEFTDENLKQGIDEAHALGKHFYLTVNTQPHNYKLDTALRDLAPSLAAKPDALIMSDPGLIMIVKEAYPDMSIHLSVQANTVNWATVKFWQQNGVSRVILSRELSLKEIAEIRQRCPDMELEVFVHGALCMAYSGRCLLSGYFNNRDPNQGTCTNACRWKYKTHASTEEEEGEFIPTPDLIFSPDSLSGITDSRERHPLADGVYYLEEENRPGEYMEITEDEHGTYIMNSRDLRAIEHVGELVKIGVDCLKIEGRTKSHYYAARTAQLYRQAIDDAYAGRDFNPDLNEKLEGLANRGYTDGFFVRRQIKAQQNYATGSSNAATQQFVGEVIAYDAEKGLATIEAKNHFQSGDRVEIISPGGNREITIGSLFDRKNCEIVPAAKGSGWQVQTDIGEVDTFTLLAKNLS, translated from the coding sequence ATGACTAAAACCGTTGAACTCCTTGCCCCAGCCGGCTCAATCAAAACCATGCGCTATGCTTTTGCCTATGGCGCCGACGCTGTTTACGCAGGCTCCGCCCGCTATTCCTTGCGCATGCGCGGCAATGAATTCACGGATGAAAACCTCAAACAAGGCATTGACGAAGCGCATGCCTTGGGCAAGCATTTCTATCTCACGGTCAATACCCAGCCGCATAATTACAAACTCGATACCGCTTTGCGCGATCTTGCGCCTTCGCTTGCCGCCAAGCCCGATGCGCTGATTATGTCCGACCCCGGGCTGATTATGATTGTCAAAGAAGCCTATCCCGATATGTCCATTCATCTCTCCGTGCAGGCCAATACCGTGAATTGGGCGACCGTGAAATTTTGGCAGCAAAACGGCGTCAGCCGCGTCATTCTGTCGCGCGAGCTCTCGCTGAAAGAAATTGCCGAAATCCGCCAACGCTGCCCCGATATGGAACTGGAAGTATTTGTCCACGGTGCCTTATGTATGGCGTATTCCGGACGCTGTCTGCTTTCAGGCTATTTCAACAACCGCGACCCCAATCAAGGCACTTGCACCAATGCCTGCCGCTGGAAATACAAAACCCATGCCAGCACCGAGGAAGAAGAAGGCGAATTCATCCCCACCCCCGATTTAATCTTCTCTCCCGATTCGTTGAGTGGCATCACGGACAGCCGTGAACGCCACCCTTTGGCTGACGGCGTTTATTATCTGGAAGAAGAAAATCGCCCCGGCGAATATATGGAAATCACCGAAGACGAACACGGCACCTACATCATGAACAGCCGCGACCTGCGCGCGATTGAACACGTCGGCGAACTCGTAAAAATCGGCGTGGACTGCCTGAAAATTGAAGGGCGCACCAAATCCCATTACTATGCCGCCCGCACCGCTCAACTCTACCGCCAAGCGATTGACGACGCTTATGCGGGGCGCGATTTTAATCCCGATCTGAATGAAAAACTGGAAGGGCTGGCGAACCGCGGCTATACGGACGGCTTTTTCGTGCGCCGCCAAATCAAAGCCCAGCAAAACTACGCCACAGGCTCGTCCAATGCCGCCACTCAGCAATTTGTCGGCGAAGTTATCGCCTATGATGCGGAAAAAGGCTTGGCGACCATTGAAGCCAAAAACCATTTCCAAAGCGGCGACCGTGTGGAAATCATCAGCCCCGGCGGCAACCGCGAAATCACCATCGGCAGTCTTTTTGACCGCAAAAACTGCGAAATCGTTCCGGCGGCAAAAGGCAGCGGCTGGCAGGTACAAACCGACATCGGCGAAGTGGATACCTTTACCCTTTTAGCTAAAAATCTTTCTTAA